In a single window of the Bacteroidales bacterium genome:
- a CDS encoding PAS domain-containing sensor histidine kinase, translating into MKPKPSYQELEKELEILKNNNNSKLFLDLSGIMFLGIDTKGIVTLVNKKTCEIFGYKESEMLGKNWFDNYIPDQYKNEIINLSKKLLSGKINENEYNENPILTKNGEERIIHWHNVPDRDKNGNIIGFLCSGEDITERKKAEKTLKESEEKFRALLKNMSDFIFLIDPELRVITLNRAACELIGDKEENIIGKQVSDLFPAHISEIFEKRLRYVFETSESKTIDSILEIRDLKLFINTGLNPILDKSGKVSAVIGVSRDISENKSAKEALQKSEKKYKNIIDNLTDIYYRADAEGKIIMVSPSAIKTFGYSSMDEIIGNSLEILYQNPNERAKFVTLLKKTGKVKNYRTVLYKKDRSELYVETTANILLDSNGNYIGVEGIVRDITDRKKAEQTLKENEQKMRKLNAEKDKFFSIIAHDLKNPLNLMLGFSDLLIRNFDKYNNKEKKEYINIIQQSVQNTYKLLENLLLWSRAQRGTIDFYPENRNLYLLSANTIELLIQSSESKSITLSNQIPKDLYIEADENMFLTILRNLISNAIKFTPKGGKITIKAHSVTDKNKHSFAEISVKDNGIGIAKETLAQLFTISENVSTKGTEDEVGTGLGLMLCKEFVEKHGGKIRVESEVGKGSKFIFSFPLSVNN; encoded by the coding sequence ATGAAACCAAAACCTTCTTACCAAGAATTAGAAAAAGAATTAGAAATTCTGAAAAATAATAATAATTCAAAATTATTTTTAGACTTATCAGGTATTATGTTCCTGGGTATTGATACCAAAGGAATTGTAACACTTGTTAACAAGAAAACATGTGAAATATTCGGATATAAAGAAAGTGAAATGCTTGGTAAAAACTGGTTTGATAACTATATTCCTGATCAATATAAAAATGAAATTATTAATTTATCAAAAAAACTGCTTTCCGGAAAAATTAACGAAAATGAATACAATGAAAATCCTATTTTAACAAAAAACGGAGAAGAAAGAATTATTCATTGGCATAATGTTCCCGACAGAGATAAAAACGGAAATATCATAGGATTTTTGTGCTCAGGAGAGGATATAACCGAACGTAAAAAAGCTGAAAAAACTTTAAAAGAAAGTGAAGAAAAATTTCGTGCTTTGTTAAAAAATATGTCAGATTTTATTTTTCTGATAGATCCTGAACTAAGAGTAATTACACTAAACCGGGCAGCCTGTGAATTGATTGGAGACAAAGAAGAAAATATAATTGGTAAACAAGTTTCTGATTTATTTCCGGCTCACATTTCTGAAATATTTGAAAAAAGATTACGATACGTTTTTGAGACATCCGAATCAAAAACAATAGATTCAATATTAGAGATAAGGGATTTAAAATTGTTTATCAATACCGGATTAAATCCGATATTAGACAAATCAGGAAAAGTAAGTGCAGTAATTGGCGTCAGCAGGGATATTTCAGAAAACAAGTCGGCAAAAGAGGCTCTGCAAAAAAGCGAAAAAAAGTACAAAAATATTATTGATAATTTAACTGATATTTATTACAGGGCAGATGCCGAAGGGAAAATAATTATGGTAAGTCCGTCTGCTATAAAAACTTTTGGTTATTCAAGCATGGATGAAATAATTGGTAATTCTCTTGAAATTTTATATCAAAATCCAAACGAACGAGCCAAGTTTGTTACTTTATTAAAAAAAACCGGAAAAGTAAAAAACTATCGAACTGTTTTGTATAAAAAAGACAGATCTGAATTGTATGTTGAAACAACTGCAAATATTTTATTGGACAGTAACGGAAATTATATCGGTGTTGAAGGAATTGTAAGAGATATTACTGACAGAAAAAAAGCAGAACAAACTCTCAAAGAGAACGAACAAAAAATGCGGAAATTAAATGCAGAAAAAGATAAATTTTTCTCAATTATTGCTCATGATCTTAAAAACCCGCTTAACTTAATGCTTGGTTTTTCCGATTTACTGATCAGAAACTTTGATAAATACAATAATAAAGAGAAAAAGGAATATATTAACATTATACAACAAAGTGTACAGAACACTTATAAATTACTCGAAAATTTACTTCTTTGGTCGCGTGCTCAAAGAGGAACTATTGATTTTTATCCTGAAAACAGAAACCTATATTTACTTTCTGCTAATACTATTGAACTGCTTATTCAATCATCTGAAAGCAAATCAATTACATTGTCAAACCAAATACCGAAGGATCTTTATATAGAAGCAGACGAGAATATGTTTCTGACTATTTTACGGAATTTGATATCGAATGCAATAAAATTTACACCAAAAGGCGGCAAAATAACTATAAAAGCACATTCGGTAACAGATAAAAACAAACACAGCTTTGCGGAAATATCTGTAAAAGATAACGGAATTGGTATTGCAAAAGAAACATTAGCTCAGTTATTTACAATATCCGAAAATGTTTCAACAAAAGGGACCGAAGATGAAGTGGGAACAGGCTTGGGCTTAATGTTATGCAAAGAATTTGTTGAAAAACACGGCGGAAAAATTCGGGTAGAAAGTGAAGTCGGAAAGGGAAGTAAATTTATTTTTAGTTTCCCTTTATCAGTTAATAATTGA
- a CDS encoding nitroreductase family protein — translation MQNYIDQKLCKQCKLCIEVCPVNIIANGDKVHFLDEKIHICLKCGQCMAICSTKAIQIEGISYDKDLFDLPESTINHDEFINFTANRRSVRNFKIKPVEDELIKKILEAVQYAPNGSHPDKMNITVVNDRKLIESQLPAMSKFLDDIVKWMENPLMSRIIKLKKGIETFNTLKNHLYPIAKSGNYKLEFGDRISRGAPAIIIFHADKGAEEHSDNSLIWATYAMMAAQSLGLGATIVSLVPAVINKVKEVREAFKIPEEHETVVSVIVGYPKYKYKRGIKRTSHTIHF, via the coding sequence ATGCAAAATTATATCGACCAAAAATTATGTAAACAATGCAAATTATGCATTGAAGTTTGCCCCGTCAATATTATTGCAAACGGAGATAAAGTTCACTTCCTTGATGAAAAAATACATATATGCCTCAAATGCGGACAATGTATGGCAATTTGCAGCACAAAAGCCATTCAAATTGAAGGTATTTCCTATGATAAAGATCTGTTTGATTTGCCTGAATCTACCATAAACCACGATGAATTTATAAACTTTACTGCAAACAGAAGATCAGTCAGGAACTTTAAAATCAAACCGGTAGAGGATGAATTGATTAAGAAAATTTTAGAAGCTGTTCAATATGCACCAAACGGATCCCATCCGGATAAAATGAATATTACTGTTGTTAATGACAGAAAACTCATTGAATCACAATTGCCTGCCATGTCAAAGTTCTTGGATGATATTGTTAAGTGGATGGAAAACCCGTTAATGTCAAGGATTATCAAATTAAAAAAAGGTATTGAAACATTCAACACACTTAAAAATCATTTATATCCGATTGCAAAATCAGGTAATTATAAATTAGAATTTGGTGACAGGATATCAAGAGGAGCTCCGGCCATTATAATTTTCCATGCAGATAAAGGAGCTGAAGAACACAGCGATAATTCTCTTATTTGGGCAACTTATGCAATGATGGCAGCACAATCTCTCGGATTGGGAGCAACTATAGTAAGCCTTGTTCCTGCTGTTATTAATAAAGTTAAAGAAGTTCGTGAAGCATTTAAAATTCCCGAAGAACATGAAACGGTAGTTTCAGTTATTGTCGGGTATCCGAAATATAAATACAAAAGGGGAATAAAAAGAACATCGCATACTATTCATTTTTAA
- a CDS encoding response regulator, with the protein MALEKQNKHSILIVEDEDVNYLYLKALIKDFEDYIKTIHAKHGQEAVKICKDNSDIDLVLMDIKMPVMNGYEATKLIKKFRPKLPIVVQTAYTTQEDKDKAKAAGCDNFISKPINGKTINSIITKYLKVK; encoded by the coding sequence ATGGCACTTGAAAAGCAAAATAAACATTCAATATTAATAGTAGAAGATGAAGACGTAAATTATTTATATCTGAAAGCTTTAATAAAAGATTTTGAAGATTATATTAAAACAATACATGCAAAACACGGGCAAGAAGCTGTGAAAATTTGCAAAGATAATTCTGATATAGACCTTGTTTTGATGGATATAAAAATGCCTGTAATGAACGGATATGAAGCAACGAAACTTATAAAAAAATTTCGTCCGAAATTACCGATAGTTGTTCAAACCGCATACACAACACAGGAAGATAAAGACAAAGCAAAAGCAGCCGGTTGCGATAATTTTATTTCAAAACCTATAAACGGAAAAACTATCAATTCAATAATAACCAAATACTTAAAAGTGAAATGA
- a CDS encoding prolyl oligopeptidase family serine peptidase, with translation MKTVFLFLSGLILIVSCTNEEPKEIKQYTIDQFYKNISMAGGVFSEDESKLLVSSNESGIYNVYEINIADCSKKQLTHSTIESFIAVDYLPASNKILYSADKGGNEISHIYLLNKDGSSEDLTPGEKEKAYFGGWSKDKNFMYFLSNKRDPKFFDFYKMSIEDRTTKMIYQNAENLDFEDISDDENIIALNKSITTSENQLFLYDRTTKKMTEISEPEAKGNYFGSGFSNDNDHFYYITNKGKEFIYLVDYTISTAEKKIIFEPDWNIMYSYLSEKEKYRITAINEDGRNSLIIMNKETNEEVEFPEVTDGDILSVSISDSEKNMRLTVGTSKSPSNYYIYNFDSKELKCITDNLNPEINPEDLVVAEVIRYKSFDELEIPAIYYKPLNASVNNKVPALVWVHGGPGGQSRVGYFAMIQYLVNHDYAILAVNNRGSSGYGKTFYKADDRNHGDKDLKDCICGKKWLQTHDYIDHDKIGIIGGSYGGYMTMAAMTFEPDEFKVGVNLFGVTNWLRTLKSMPPDWESFKKALYEEMGDPNTDDSVRLYNISPVFHAHKVKNPVMVLQGANDPRVLQIESDEIVEAVKKNNVPVEYIIFPDEGHGFRKKENQIKGYGKILKFLDKYLKEVEDEIETE, from the coding sequence ATGAAAACAGTATTTCTTTTTTTATCGGGACTTATTCTTATCGTATCATGTACAAATGAAGAACCAAAGGAAATCAAACAATACACAATTGATCAATTTTATAAGAATATAAGCATGGCCGGAGGCGTATTTTCGGAAGACGAATCTAAACTGCTCGTAAGCAGTAATGAGTCAGGGATTTATAATGTTTATGAGATAAACATTGCCGACTGTTCAAAGAAACAATTGACACACTCAACAATTGAATCCTTCATTGCCGTTGATTATCTTCCGGCGAGTAATAAAATATTATACTCTGCAGATAAAGGAGGAAATGAGATCAGTCATATATATCTGTTAAACAAAGACGGAAGTTCTGAAGATCTTACTCCGGGAGAAAAAGAAAAAGCCTATTTCGGAGGATGGAGTAAGGATAAAAATTTTATGTATTTTTTATCAAATAAGCGAGATCCGAAATTTTTTGATTTTTATAAAATGTCTATTGAGGATCGTACAACAAAAATGATATATCAAAATGCAGAAAATCTTGATTTTGAAGATATCTCTGATGATGAAAATATCATAGCATTGAACAAATCAATTACTACCAGTGAAAATCAATTATTCTTGTATGATCGAACTACCAAGAAAATGACAGAGATATCTGAACCTGAAGCAAAAGGGAATTATTTCGGTTCAGGTTTCAGTAATGATAATGATCATTTTTACTATATCACAAATAAAGGAAAGGAGTTCATATATTTAGTGGATTATACGATCAGTACGGCTGAAAAGAAAATCATCTTTGAACCTGATTGGAATATAATGTACAGCTACTTAAGCGAAAAAGAAAAATACAGAATAACAGCGATAAATGAAGACGGAAGAAACAGCCTGATTATTATGAATAAAGAAACCAATGAGGAAGTTGAATTCCCGGAGGTTACAGATGGGGATATATTGTCTGTTTCTATTTCTGACAGTGAAAAAAATATGCGATTAACTGTCGGGACTTCAAAATCACCTTCGAATTATTACATATATAATTTTGACAGCAAGGAATTAAAATGCATTACTGATAATCTCAATCCGGAGATAAATCCGGAAGATCTTGTTGTTGCTGAAGTCATACGATATAAATCCTTTGACGAATTGGAAATCCCGGCAATATACTACAAGCCTTTAAATGCTTCCGTAAACAATAAAGTACCGGCATTGGTATGGGTACATGGCGGACCGGGCGGACAATCAAGAGTAGGCTATTTTGCAATGATCCAATATCTGGTAAATCACGATTATGCCATACTTGCAGTAAACAATAGAGGTAGTAGCGGGTACGGAAAAACTTTTTACAAAGCTGATGACAGAAATCATGGTGATAAGGATCTCAAAGATTGTATCTGCGGTAAAAAATGGCTGCAAACTCATGATTATATTGATCATGATAAGATCGGAATAATCGGAGGAAGCTACGGCGGTTATATGACAATGGCTGCAATGACTTTTGAACCTGATGAGTTCAAAGTAGGTGTGAACCTGTTTGGGGTTACGAATTGGCTTAGAACCTTAAAATCCATGCCTCCCGATTGGGAATCCTTTAAAAAAGCACTCTATGAGGAAATGGGTGATCCTAATACCGATGATTCCGTTCGATTGTATAATATTTCACCGGTGTTTCATGCACATAAGGTAAAAAACCCTGTTATGGTATTACAAGGTGCAAATGATCCCAGAGTATTGCAAATTGAATCAGATGAGATTGTTGAAGCTGTCAAAAAGAATAATGTACCTGTTGAATATATTATTTTTCCGGATGAAGGACATGGTTTCAGAAAAAAAGAAAACCAAATTAAAGGCTATGGAAAAATATTGAAATTCCTTGATAAATATTTGAAAGAAGTTGAGGATGAAATTGAAACAGAATAA